One window from the genome of Eriocheir sinensis breed Jianghai 21 chromosome 7, ASM2467909v1, whole genome shotgun sequence encodes:
- the LOC126994018 gene encoding superoxide dismutase [Cu-Zn]-like isoform X1, which translates to MSTNMHSSLIKLLVRMKLLLLLSVVAYARCTHNFDAVVDMVPGVDKISGRLYLQNYQGGVLISGRIQGLSQGLHGFHVHEKGDLSEQCTAAGGHFNPFKTNHGAPTDYVRHVGDLGNIQANYNGEADVYIHDRQISLDPHSQRYIGNLAIVVHQGTDDLGRGGNEDSLKTGNAGKRSGCGIITIPYATPVQRYRPSPFLGYQSAPNFKRRF; encoded by the exons ATGTCCACCAACATGCATTCCTCGCTCATCAAGCTCCTG GTCAGAATgaagctgctcctcctcctcagcgtggTGGCATATGCCCGCTGCACGCAC AACTTCGACGCCGTTGTGGATATGGTCCCTGGCGTTGACAAAATTAGTGGAAGGCTTTACCTCCAAAACTACCAGGGTGGAGTCTTGATCTCAG gcCGCATCCAAGGGCTGTCTCAGGGTCTTCATGGCTTCCACGTGCACGAGAAGGGTGACCTCTCAGAGCAGTGCACGGCCGCCGGGGGACACTTCAATCCATTCAAG ACCAATCACGGGGCTCCAACTGATTACGTGAGGCATGTGGGCGATCTCGGGAACATCCAAGCCAACTACAACGGCGAGGCTGACGTCTACATCCACGACCGGCAGATCTCCCTCGACCCGCACTCGCAGCGCTACATCGGCAACCTGGCCATCGTGGTGCACCAGGGGACGGACGACCTGGGCAGAGGCGGCAACGAGGACAGTTTGAAGACCGGTAACGCGGGGAAGCGCTCCGGCTGTGGGATTATTACGATCCCCTACGCTACGCCCGTGCAAAGATATCGCCCCTCCCCATTTTTGGGCTACCAGAGCGCTCCAAATTTCAAACGCCGCTTCTGA
- the LOC126994018 gene encoding superoxide dismutase [Cu-Zn]-like isoform X2 has product MKLLLLLSVVAYARCTHNFDAVVDMVPGVDKISGRLYLQNYQGGVLISGRIQGLSQGLHGFHVHEKGDLSEQCTAAGGHFNPFKTNHGAPTDYVRHVGDLGNIQANYNGEADVYIHDRQISLDPHSQRYIGNLAIVVHQGTDDLGRGGNEDSLKTGNAGKRSGCGIITIPYATPVQRYRPSPFLGYQSAPNFKRRF; this is encoded by the exons ATgaagctgctcctcctcctcagcgtggTGGCATATGCCCGCTGCACGCAC AACTTCGACGCCGTTGTGGATATGGTCCCTGGCGTTGACAAAATTAGTGGAAGGCTTTACCTCCAAAACTACCAGGGTGGAGTCTTGATCTCAG gcCGCATCCAAGGGCTGTCTCAGGGTCTTCATGGCTTCCACGTGCACGAGAAGGGTGACCTCTCAGAGCAGTGCACGGCCGCCGGGGGACACTTCAATCCATTCAAG ACCAATCACGGGGCTCCAACTGATTACGTGAGGCATGTGGGCGATCTCGGGAACATCCAAGCCAACTACAACGGCGAGGCTGACGTCTACATCCACGACCGGCAGATCTCCCTCGACCCGCACTCGCAGCGCTACATCGGCAACCTGGCCATCGTGGTGCACCAGGGGACGGACGACCTGGGCAGAGGCGGCAACGAGGACAGTTTGAAGACCGGTAACGCGGGGAAGCGCTCCGGCTGTGGGATTATTACGATCCCCTACGCTACGCCCGTGCAAAGATATCGCCCCTCCCCATTTTTGGGCTACCAGAGCGCTCCAAATTTCAAACGCCGCTTCTGA